From a single Candidatus Poribacteria bacterium genomic region:
- a CDS encoding DUF1343 domain-containing protein produces MDVPAKSQQTELGLSILLSEKSDWIRGKSIGLITNHTGVDAALRSNYRLFAEAPECQLSAIFSPEHGLWGAVQDGIAINSVDTSDENPLSVPIFSLYGQSMRPTANQLEGIDLLVYDMQDVGARYYTYISTLLHAMEAASDYGLELIVADRPNPITCTAVEGPVLASGSESFVGIHRIPVRYGLTVGELAMLLKAERVLSCQLKVAWMYGYKRGMWHDNTGLQWVPPSPNMPTLTTAVLYPGLCLFEGTNMSEGRGTTKPFEYIGAPWCNGERWAELLNDCQLPGVRFRPVVFTPAPVADTTKHAKQTCGGVAIHITDRERFRPIETALQMLSVLTTEYRDHFRFLPAHFDRLVGNTWLRDALSNGESVDTIRARWERELQTWIDKAKEYHAYA; encoded by the coding sequence ATGGATGTTCCGGCAAAATCACAACAAACAGAATTAGGGTTGAGCATTTTACTCAGCGAGAAAAGTGATTGGATTCGAGGGAAATCAATCGGGCTGATTACAAATCATACTGGGGTTGATGCTGCTCTACGTAGCAACTATCGGCTTTTTGCTGAAGCACCCGAGTGTCAACTCTCCGCGATTTTTTCGCCAGAGCACGGACTCTGGGGAGCGGTACAAGACGGTATCGCTATCAATAGTGTTGACACCTCTGATGAAAATCCATTAAGCGTGCCGATTTTCAGTCTGTATGGACAATCGATGCGCCCTACAGCAAATCAACTTGAAGGTATAGATCTGCTTGTCTATGATATGCAGGATGTCGGCGCGCGTTATTATACCTACATTTCGACCTTACTACATGCGATGGAGGCAGCCAGTGACTATGGACTTGAGCTTATCGTTGCTGACCGACCGAATCCAATTACCTGCACTGCTGTGGAGGGACCGGTATTGGCGAGCGGCTCTGAATCTTTCGTAGGTATACATAGGATTCCAGTTCGTTATGGGTTGACGGTCGGTGAATTGGCAATGTTATTGAAAGCGGAGCGCGTGCTGTCATGTCAACTAAAAGTGGCATGGATGTATGGATACAAACGAGGCATGTGGCACGATAACACCGGTTTGCAATGGGTGCCGCCATCACCGAATATGCCGACGCTTACAACCGCAGTGCTTTACCCGGGGTTATGTCTCTTTGAAGGCACAAATATGAGCGAGGGACGTGGCACGACAAAGCCGTTTGAATACATAGGTGCGCCTTGGTGCAATGGCGAAAGATGGGCAGAACTACTGAATGACTGCCAACTACCGGGGGTTCGGTTCCGTCCTGTTGTTTTCACACCCGCGCCGGTCGCTGATACCACAAAACACGCAAAACAGACCTGCGGAGGCGTTGCAATCCACATTACCGACAGAGAACGTTTCCGTCCAATAGAGACCGCTCTCCAGATGTTATCCGTTTTAACCACCGAGTATAGAGACCATTTTAGATTTTTACCCGCCCATTTTGATAGGTTAGTAGGAAACACTTGGCTCCGAGATGCTCTGTCAAATGGAGAATCAGTGGATACGATTCGGGCGCGGTGGGAGCGAGAACTTCAGACGTGGATTGACAAAGCAAAAGAGTATCACGCCTACGCTTAG
- a CDS encoding serine hydrolase, whose translation MFKDSISALIENSITEKVFPGAVACILTNKEVLYHEAFGCRSIKPKRLPMLRTTLFDLASLTKPIVIGTLCMQLVEKGRLSLSTPAEKYLPAFGQKGVTLTHLLTHTSGLPAWVPLYLRAGSREHVISYLGEVALESQPGEKAVYSCLGYIVLGALLEKVTKQPLDQLARERIFAPLGMEQTWFNPPQAWHGNCAATEDSNSFERRMVNYERYDWREGVIIGQVHDENAHFLGGVSGNAGLFATSTDLRKFCSALMDNGGVLLRLESLDTMRKVVSAEGERRCIGWAVTDDECLYHTGFTGTSIRICLKRKLAAILLTNRVHPDADRRGIIEFRRMFHEIVFSRQLSVKEGIV comes from the coding sequence ATGTTTAAAGATTCGATTTCAGCACTCATTGAAAATAGTATTACGGAAAAGGTGTTTCCTGGGGCAGTTGCTTGTATCCTTACGAATAAAGAGGTGCTTTACCACGAAGCTTTTGGCTGCCGATCTATAAAGCCGAAACGACTGCCCATGCTTCGGACGACCCTGTTCGACTTGGCATCGCTGACAAAGCCGATTGTCATCGGGACGCTCTGCATGCAGCTTGTTGAGAAAGGCAGGCTCTCCCTGAGTACACCTGCTGAGAAATACTTGCCAGCCTTCGGACAGAAAGGCGTAACGCTTACCCATCTGTTGACACATACTTCAGGTCTTCCGGCATGGGTACCGCTCTACTTACGGGCAGGATCCCGCGAGCATGTTATTTCTTATCTCGGTGAGGTGGCATTGGAATCTCAACCTGGAGAGAAGGCGGTATACAGTTGCTTAGGGTATATTGTGCTCGGTGCGCTGCTTGAAAAGGTAACGAAACAGCCGCTTGATCAATTGGCGCGAGAGCGGATATTCGCACCACTCGGTATGGAGCAGACGTGGTTCAATCCGCCCCAAGCGTGGCATGGAAACTGTGCTGCCACTGAGGATTCCAACAGTTTTGAACGTCGGATGGTAAACTATGAACGCTACGACTGGCGAGAAGGTGTGATTATCGGACAGGTCCACGATGAAAACGCGCATTTTCTCGGCGGTGTTTCAGGCAATGCGGGACTCTTCGCTACGTCAACAGACCTCAGAAAATTTTGCAGCGCGTTAATGGATAACGGTGGTGTCCTATTACGTTTGGAGAGCCTCGACACAATGCGTAAAGTCGTCTCAGCAGAAGGAGAACGCCGCTGCATCGGTTGGGCAGTGACGGATGATGAATGTCTTTATCATACAGGGTTCACTGGTACTTCAATACGGATATGTTTGAAGAGGAAACTCGCTGCTATTCTGTTGACAAATCGGGTACACCCTGATGCTGACCGACGCGGTATTATCGAATTTCGGAGGATGTTCCATGAAATAGTTTTCAGTCGTCAGTTGTCAGTTAAAGAGGGTATTGTTTAA
- a CDS encoding phosphomannose isomerase type II C-terminal cupin domain encodes MELSAQELQEITTVEKPWGGFIQYVLNQPVTVKILEIRAGEQVSYQYHHHRSELWIPLDEGACLKLNGTIQRPEPMEPVFIPQGAKHQLIGESKDYRILEISFGHFDEEDIVRLSDKYGRI; translated from the coding sequence ATGGAATTATCCGCGCAAGAACTTCAAGAGATCACAACAGTTGAAAAACCTTGGGGTGGCTTCATACAATATGTACTTAATCAACCTGTCACTGTCAAAATCTTAGAAATTCGGGCAGGGGAGCAGGTGAGTTATCAGTATCATCATCATCGGAGTGAGTTATGGATTCCGCTTGATGAGGGTGCCTGTTTGAAACTTAATGGCACCATTCAACGTCCTGAACCTATGGAACCTGTGTTTATTCCACAAGGTGCGAAGCATCAACTCATCGGTGAATCGAAAGACTATCGGATCCTCGAAATCTCGTTCGGGCACTTTGATGAAGAAGATATCGTCCGCCTCTCGGACAAGTATGGAAGAATTTAG
- a CDS encoding ATP-binding protein has protein sequence MRNRLSTLQFHDKIFIAYGFVFLVMFGVVFGSTSFLIRLAFKRDIDASVETLRAQISNNYQAFLNKVEKDVQATAADERLLRAIEREATFANLPTPDFDLFEYGTADGKLLYPNLKTRRNPRIYNSVDNEGGHIQLRYIPQQNDLGLQFVVQVTESGEWGFVTGGYRLQTWLETTQTNIQSDEHPIFLVGKPQTSDTAGFSTESKMVESEHWLPLNNAARHVPLDDRFQLLSGSQLRQKVTLEASEETEGSTYTASRITPFNSAFATTRETPPVDLIVAYSHARQMKWQQELTLTLLLSGVVGLVLVYLISYIISRRITRPIATLREGVGHIAAGNLDHRVVIQSHNEIGQLADGFNRMARDLKLSLEERMAAERAATWRDVARQVAHEIKNPLFPIRLSVENLQQAKSKPEVFEQIFRECTDTVIEEVDRIGKLIDEFHQFARMPKPQKKPSQLNDIVKSILTLYTGGQVPVLDRENEGPAVISEHENLTHSNATDEFWLENISKIQVETELGALPQLLIDPEQIAQVLGNLLKNAIEAMPDGGTLTVKTYFTPNSPQADPQNNENSKDDGTINTDTHGTVSLEIHDTGHGMSDETMANLFVPYFTTKSETDGRGLGIPIVRQIVAEHGAEINFQSTEGVDTTVRIHFPNDPSEHSEELTPEPEELTPLIGLGPKLETEERSTNTQE, from the coding sequence ATGAGGAATAGACTCTCCACTTTACAGTTTCATGATAAGATTTTTATCGCTTACGGCTTCGTTTTCCTCGTCATGTTTGGTGTTGTTTTTGGGAGTACCAGTTTCCTAATTCGACTCGCTTTTAAACGGGACATTGATGCCTCTGTTGAGACGCTTCGCGCCCAAATTTCAAATAATTACCAAGCTTTCCTCAACAAAGTTGAGAAGGACGTTCAGGCCACAGCTGCCGACGAAAGATTGCTTCGCGCCATAGAAAGAGAGGCTACCTTTGCTAATCTACCCACACCAGATTTTGATCTCTTTGAGTATGGCACCGCAGACGGTAAACTGCTATATCCGAACCTAAAGACTCGGAGAAATCCACGCATATATAATTCGGTTGACAACGAGGGGGGACACATACAACTCAGGTATATTCCGCAACAGAACGATCTCGGACTACAGTTTGTGGTTCAAGTAACGGAATCGGGCGAGTGGGGCTTCGTTACAGGCGGCTACCGTTTGCAAACATGGCTGGAGACAACCCAAACGAATATTCAGTCAGACGAACATCCGATTTTTCTTGTCGGAAAGCCGCAAACATCGGACACAGCAGGCTTTAGTACCGAATCGAAAATGGTGGAATCAGAGCATTGGCTTCCATTGAATAATGCCGCCCGACACGTCCCACTTGACGATCGATTTCAATTACTTTCCGGTTCGCAACTCCGACAAAAAGTGACTTTAGAGGCGTCAGAAGAGACCGAAGGGAGTACTTATACCGCTTCTCGAATAACACCTTTCAATTCAGCCTTCGCGACGACACGTGAGACACCACCTGTTGACTTAATCGTCGCATATTCGCACGCACGCCAGATGAAATGGCAGCAGGAGCTTACACTCACACTGCTTTTAAGTGGTGTCGTTGGGCTGGTATTGGTTTACCTCATTAGTTATATCATCAGTCGTCGTATCACCCGTCCGATTGCGACCCTACGTGAAGGAGTTGGCCATATCGCTGCCGGTAATCTCGATCATCGCGTTGTCATCCAATCACACAATGAGATAGGACAACTCGCAGATGGGTTCAACCGAATGGCGCGAGACCTGAAACTCAGTTTAGAGGAACGTATGGCGGCAGAACGGGCAGCAACATGGCGAGACGTCGCACGACAGGTGGCGCACGAAATCAAAAATCCGCTTTTCCCGATCCGACTCTCTGTCGAAAATTTACAGCAGGCAAAATCTAAACCTGAGGTTTTCGAGCAGATATTTAGGGAGTGTACGGACACCGTCATTGAGGAAGTTGACCGCATCGGAAAGTTAATAGATGAGTTTCATCAATTTGCACGGATGCCGAAACCACAGAAAAAACCCAGCCAACTCAATGATATTGTGAAATCTATCTTGACGTTATACACGGGGGGCCAGGTACCGGTTCTTGATCGGGAAAATGAAGGTCCGGCGGTGATTTCAGAACACGAGAACTTGACGCACTCGAATGCTACCGATGAATTTTGGCTCGAAAACATTTCTAAGATTCAGGTTGAAACTGAGCTAGGAGCACTTCCACAACTCTTGATTGACCCAGAGCAGATCGCACAGGTGCTCGGTAATCTCCTGAAAAACGCGATTGAAGCGATGCCTGATGGCGGGACACTTACGGTGAAAACCTATTTCACGCCAAATTCACCACAGGCGGATCCACAGAACAATGAAAACAGTAAAGACGATGGGACAATAAACACGGACACCCACGGCACGGTTTCACTGGAAATCCACGATACGGGGCATGGTATGTCCGATGAAACGATGGCGAATCTTTTTGTACCGTATTTCACAACGAAGTCAGAAACAGATGGACGCGGACTCGGAATACCAATTGTCAGACAGATTGTTGCCGAACATGGGGCTGAGATTAATTTTCAAAGTACCGAGGGCGTAGACACAACGGTCCGTATTCATTTTCCTAACGACCCAAGTGAACATTCCGAAGAATTAACGCCAGAACCGGAAGAATTGACACCCCTCATAGGTTTGGGACCTAAACTGGAAACAGAAGAACGGTCAACAAATACTCAAGAATGA
- a CDS encoding sigma-54 dependent transcriptional regulator, with protein METFLIVDDEKNTLKMLSQGLKMRGYQALTAASGEEALQQAMKTDVDLVLLDIRMENGMDGVQTLVKLRERYPELNVVMMSAQQDIEIATKTMELGAKRYITKPISIDKILSSVQPFLEISRLSQENEILKSQIIAIDEMVGESATISHLRSQIDRVAGSGLGVLISGENGTGKQLVANAIHQKSERAAKTFIPLNCAALPDELIESELFGHERGAFTGADSRRQGRFELADGGTLFLDEIGDMSLKAQAKVLRVIETGEVERLGGNQIRTVDVRIIAATNKNLPEEIDNGHFRRDLFYRLNVVPITVPPLRERAEDIPLLVQHFAEHLQLNMGSTPKAIDPGAYAVFQSYNWPGNIRELKNIVERLLIMVNRDVVMAPDVAEALSLIPQLSASSQLADEALDLGALQSLPSVALYKPGTALSQMMDTAEAQCILAALEEFNWNIRRTAEALEVERSNLYKKMNKYGISRPDSEE; from the coding sequence ATGGAAACTTTTTTGATCGTAGACGACGAAAAAAATACGCTTAAGATGCTATCCCAAGGCCTCAAGATGCGGGGTTATCAAGCACTTACAGCTGCGAGTGGTGAGGAAGCCTTGCAACAGGCGATGAAAACTGATGTTGATCTGGTGCTGTTGGATATCCGTATGGAAAACGGCATGGATGGTGTCCAAACGCTTGTGAAACTCCGTGAACGCTATCCAGAATTAAATGTCGTGATGATGTCTGCGCAACAAGATATCGAAATCGCCACTAAAACAATGGAGCTCGGTGCAAAACGGTACATCACCAAGCCAATTAGTATCGATAAAATCCTGTCCAGTGTCCAGCCGTTTCTTGAGATATCGCGTTTATCACAAGAAAACGAGATTCTAAAATCTCAAATTATAGCAATTGATGAGATGGTGGGTGAAAGTGCCACCATTTCACACCTTCGCTCACAAATTGATCGGGTCGCCGGAAGCGGACTCGGTGTCCTGATCTCTGGCGAAAACGGCACCGGCAAGCAGCTTGTCGCCAACGCTATTCATCAAAAAAGCGAACGTGCGGCAAAAACTTTCATTCCACTCAACTGCGCTGCCTTACCCGATGAACTCATTGAGAGCGAACTCTTCGGACATGAGCGCGGCGCGTTTACGGGCGCGGATTCCCGAAGGCAGGGACGTTTTGAACTCGCTGACGGTGGAACCCTTTTTCTTGATGAAATTGGAGATATGAGCCTAAAAGCACAAGCAAAAGTACTCCGCGTCATTGAAACCGGAGAAGTTGAACGCCTCGGCGGCAACCAGATCCGGACAGTTGATGTCCGTATTATCGCTGCAACTAACAAAAACCTTCCTGAAGAAATTGACAACGGACACTTTCGACGGGATCTCTTCTATCGACTAAATGTTGTACCTATTACGGTGCCACCGCTTCGGGAACGTGCGGAGGATATTCCGTTATTAGTCCAGCATTTCGCCGAACACCTGCAACTCAATATGGGGTCTACTCCCAAAGCCATTGATCCGGGGGCTTACGCTGTGTTTCAAAGTTACAACTGGCCCGGGAACATCCGCGAACTAAAGAACATCGTCGAACGCCTCCTTATTATGGTGAATAGAGATGTCGTCATGGCACCCGATGTTGCGGAGGCACTGTCCCTAATACCACAATTATCCGCGTCATCTCAACTCGCAGATGAGGCACTGGATCTTGGTGCCTTACAGTCGCTCCCAAGCGTAGCACTCTACAAACCCGGGACCGCCTTAAGTCAGATGATGGATACCGCCGAGGCGCAGTGCATTCTCGCGGCTTTGGAGGAATTTAACTGGAACATCCGGCGTACCGCGGAGGCATTAGAGGTTGAGCGGAGCAACTTGTATAAAAAAATGAATAAGTACGGTATTTCCCGTCCGGATTCCGAGGAATAG
- a CDS encoding type II secretion system protein GspG encodes MLQNNIIKNGGMTRLQLLILIAIIAVIGVLSFPPWLEQRKVSTADIDVETVAVAIKKYHRHTGNYPTSLDALVTDPGVAGWRGNYLGSVPETPWGGRYVLLQDSYKVGIAKNHPRAPEKYRVGGVAEISRVYHSDAQLGEKYWW; translated from the coding sequence ATGCTACAGAATAACATCATCAAAAACGGCGGGATGACCCGCCTTCAATTGCTTATTCTCATTGCCATAATTGCTGTGATTGGCGTACTCTCTTTTCCACCCTGGTTAGAACAGCGTAAGGTCAGCACAGCAGATATAGACGTTGAAACCGTCGCTGTTGCTATCAAGAAATACCACAGGCATACGGGGAATTATCCGACGAGTTTGGATGCACTGGTGACGGATCCGGGTGTTGCGGGGTGGCGCGGGAATTATCTGGGATCTGTTCCTGAAACGCCTTGGGGAGGTCGTTATGTACTTCTTCAAGATAGCTATAAGGTAGGGATAGCAAAAAATCACCCACGCGCCCCCGAAAAATATCGAGTCGGCGGTGTTGCGGAAATCAGCAGAGTTTATCACTCCGACGCGCAGCTCGGTGAGAAATATTGGTGGTAA